CAGATCCGGCCCCGCCAGCTCGGATGCTCGGCCCCGTTCACGACGAACGTGCCGATCGGCGACCGGCCGGCGGGCAGCTCGGTGAGCGTGGAGACCTCCAGATCGCCGAACACGGTCATCGCGACGGTCCGCGGGATCGGCGTCGCCGTCATCACGAGGACGTGCGGCGGGTCGGTGGCGCGGGCGCGCAGCGCGTCCCGCTGCTCGACGCCGAACCGGTGCTGCTCGTCCACGACGACCAGCCCCAGATCCCGGAACGCCACCCCCTCGTGCAGCAGGGCGTGCGTGCCGATGACCAGGCCGGCGCTCCCGTCGGCGGCGGCGGCCAGCGCCTCGCGTTTCGCGCGCGCGCCGAGCGAGCCCGTGACCAGTGCGACCTTGGTCGCCGGCGAGGTCTCATCCAGCTCGCCCGCTCGCCCGAAGCCGCCCAGCAGGGCGCGGACGCCCCGGTGGTGCTGGACGGCGAGGGTCTCGGTCGGTGCGAGCAGGGCGGCCTGGCCACCGGCGTCGACGACGGCGAGCATCGCTCTCAGCGCGACCACGGTCTTGCCCGACCCGACCTCGCCCATCAGCAGCCGGTGCATCGGGACGGGACGCGCGAGCTCGCCGGCGATGGTCGCTCCGACGCCGCGCTGGCCGTCGGTCAGCGCGAACGGCAGCTGGCCGTCGAACGCCGCGAGGATGCCGTCGGGACGGCCCCGACGGGCGACTGTCGCCATGGCCGAGATCGCCCGCCGGCGCTGGGCGAGGATCACCTGGAGCGTCAGCGCCTCATCCCACTTCAGCCGCCGGTGGGCGCGCTCGACGTCGCCCGTCGACTCCGGCTGGTGCACCAGCTCGTAGGCCTTGCGCAGGTCGACCAGGCGGTAGCGAGCCCGCAGGTCGGCCGGCAGCGGATCGGGCAGCTCGCCCAGGGTGTCGAGCAGGACCCGCACGCAGCGACCGATCGCCGGCGAGTTGACCTGCTCGGTGGCCGGGTAGATCGGCACCAGCGCCCTGGCCCACCTGTCCGGGTCGTCGCCCGGGCCGTCGTCGTCCTCCAGCGGGTGCGTCTCCGGGTTGACCATCTGCAGGCGCTGGTTGAACCGGTCGACCTTGCCGGAGAACACCGCCACCGAGCCGGCCGACAGCCGGCGGGCCGGCGACCTGGCCGGGTTGAAGTAGGTGACGGTCATCTGGGCGGTCCCGTCGGTCACGGTCAGGACCGCGTAGCGCCGTCCGGTGCGGGCCGTCTTGCTCTCGTTCCTCACGACGCGCGCGTGCACGGTGGAGACCTCGCCCTCGACGAGGTCGGCGAGGTTGGTCAGCTCCCCACGCCGGTGGTAGCGCCGCGGCAGGTGCTCGAGCAGGTCGGCGACGGTGACCAGCTCGAGCGGGCGCTCGCCCAGCCGCTTCGCGTCCTTCGCCGGCAGCAGGTGCCGCAGCGGGGTGTCCAGCTCGATCACATTCCCGATACTGCACCCGGACAGCGACAGTCCGGCGTCGCGTGCCACCCGGCCGCGCCGCGCGCGGACCGCGGCGCCCCGAGCCCCGGTCGCGCTGTCTCTGCGGTAGCCTTCAGTGAGCACCGCCGTGTCCGGGTTGTTTCGACGCCCGTCCGGCGCCATTCGTCCAGCGGCTCTGCCCGCGGTCAGGCGCCAACGGCGGGCCAGCGCGGCCGGAACCCCGGTCACGGCTTCAGCGACAACCTCTCGGCGGAGTGTTTCTCGTGTCTTCGGTGTGCGACGTCTGCGGCAAGGGACCGGGCTTCGGCATGTCGGTCTCCCACTCCCACCGGCGCACCCGGCGGCGCTGGAACCCCAACATCCAGACGGTGCACGCCCTCGTCGGGCGCACCCCCAAGCGTCTGAACGTGTGCACCTCGTGCATCAAGGCGGGCAAGGTGACCCGCGCGTAGGGCGCTCCCGTTGCCGGACGCTTCGCGCCCGCAACCGGGCGGCGCCTGTCGGGCGCTGAGCGCCCTCCCCACGTGGTTCCGGGCACTGGCATATACCGGTGGTAAGGCCTGGTTTCGGGCAGGCGAGGTGGCTGGCTTGACGCAGCGCTGAGGCGCTGTCACCTTTTGTGGCCGGGTTTGCGTATATAGCTCGTCAAGAGGCGCCGCGCAGGTGGCGCCTCTTTTCGCGCGCCGGGCGCCGGGCGTCCCGCCAGATCTCCTGATCGCCGGTTTCCCGGATCGCCGGCCCCACCGATCGCCGGACCGTGATCCGGGATGGCGACAACGGCTCACCACCGACCGGCGAGCGGGCGGTGCCCCTCGCGATCCGCCGGCCCGGTCGTGTTGATATGAGAGGGATCGTTTCTCGGACCCTCTTGTACCGGAGCCGCCGACATGCC
Above is a window of Pseudofrankia saprophytica DNA encoding:
- a CDS encoding ATP-dependent DNA helicase RecG; the encoded protein is MIELDTPLRHLLPAKDAKRLGERPLELVTVADLLEHLPRRYHRRGELTNLADLVEGEVSTVHARVVRNESKTARTGRRYAVLTVTDGTAQMTVTYFNPARSPARRLSAGSVAVFSGKVDRFNQRLQMVNPETHPLEDDDGPGDDPDRWARALVPIYPATEQVNSPAIGRCVRVLLDTLGELPDPLPADLRARYRLVDLRKAYELVHQPESTGDVERAHRRLKWDEALTLQVILAQRRRAISAMATVARRGRPDGILAAFDGQLPFALTDGQRGVGATIAGELARPVPMHRLLMGEVGSGKTVVALRAMLAVVDAGGQAALLAPTETLAVQHHRGVRALLGGFGRAGELDETSPATKVALVTGSLGARAKREALAAAADGSAGLVIGTHALLHEGVAFRDLGLVVVDEQHRFGVEQRDALRARATDPPHVLVMTATPIPRTVAMTVFGDLEVSTLTELPAGRSPIGTFVVNGAEHPSWRGRIWGRIRDEVAAGHQAYVVCPRISTVAGGSADDEDLPEDEAEAGRPGFGDGTGSLAGVGVEELLPWLAEGPLAGLRVAALHGRLPADAKDAVMTRFAAGEVDVLVATTVIEVGVDVPNATVIAILDADRFGVSQLHQLRGRVGRGQAAGVCLLHTEVGGDTPATQRLANVAATTDGAELARLDLGQRREGDVLGASQSGRGRSVRLLELLKDERLILDAREEAGRVVDTDPDLSSHPALARRVLLALDDRPVEYLEKG
- the rpmB gene encoding 50S ribosomal protein L28, giving the protein MSSVCDVCGKGPGFGMSVSHSHRRTRRRWNPNIQTVHALVGRTPKRLNVCTSCIKAGKVTRA